TATGTCGATACTGCTCCTTGCATTGGTTCTATGAGTAGTTCCAAATCCAATAGGCATTCATATGTTAGTGTTGGACGAATAAAAGCTTCAGATTTTAAGGACTTCTGTCGCATAGAGCTTATGTTTATGACATCGTCGCTGCGTACAAACGACATGAACATTTCCTACATAGACATCCACAATGAGATGATCTATGGCTTTGAACTTACATGGGTGCAGCAGAGCTACAGCATTAGGGACCTAAGCCGGTTTACTTGCTACATCGACAGTGATACCAACAAAGTCAATTGCTTTTCTGATTGCAACTGGGGAAACTCGAAATCCAATTGTGGTAAGTATATCAAAGATCTCTTCATTTGTTTTCTGGTACCATAACTGTAGGCGTTTTGAACATGTCAAGATTCTAAAGTTCAAAGTTGATGAAAACTGTGACTTTGGTGATGCAGGCTTCATGAAATATCTAATAGGTGAGGACTCTCAATCTTGTATtgctttcaatttcttcagtgGTCCTTTCCAAAACGATTCAATCAACTCCCAGCCTAAGCTGTATTTGCTATTATAACTATTAGTTTTCTGTTCTGTttcttgcagttttgtcttcGATCTTTATTTACATTGGTGAGTTTcatctcaatttcttttgttctttcttttgcataccTAGAAGCATGATTATCCACAGCAAAAAGTATGATTATATTGTTTCATGTGAGAGAATAAAACTTACTCTTTCCAGGAAAGAAAATTCACTCTGTGAAACAGTTGGTCTCTAGTAGTATCTATAGAGCCCAATTTCAATTCCATACATTGTGGTTGTAGCACCAAAAAGTATTTCCATGATTAATTCAGACACTTCCTTTACAGCATCCGCACTTGGAATAAGAGCTATACTTGGGGCTCTGTGTCTCATTGTGCTTTTAATCTACAAATTCAAGAGGAGGCACTTATCAATGTATGTACTCATTGAAGAATTCTTACAAAGTCACAACAACCTCATGCCAATAAGGTACTCCTACTCGGATATCAGGAAAATGACCAAAGGttttaaggaaaaattggGTGAAGGAGGTTATGGTTCTGTATACAAAGGGAAGCTCCGAAGTGGCCGCCTTGTAGCAATTAAGATGCTGGGTAAGTCCAAAACAAATGGGCAAGATTTTATCAATGAAGTTGCTACCATTGGAAGGATTCATCATGTAAATGTGGTGCAACTAATTGGCTATTGTGTTGAGGGATCAAAGCGTGCTCTTGTATACGAGTTCATGTCAAATGGATCTCTTGATAAACACATATTTCTTAAAGAAGGACCCTCATCCTTAAATTACAAGAAATCATTTGAAATTTCGCTTGGTGTTGCTCGTGGTATTGACTATCTTCATCGAGGATGTGAGATgcaaatttttcattttgatatcAAGCCTCACAACATTCTTCTTAATGAGACTTTTGTTCCAAAGGTTTCTGACTTTGGGCTTGCAAGATTATGTCCATTAGATGAGAGCAGTTTAACTTTGACTGCAGCAAGAGGAACCATCGGATACATAGCTCCAGAGTtgttttacaaaaatataGGAGGAGTGTCAAACAAAGCTGACATCTACAGTTTCGGAATGCTGTTGATGGAAATagcaggaaaaagaaagaatctaAATGCAGTTGCAGCTCATTCAAGCCAAATATACTTTCCTTCATGGGTTTATGACCAATTCAGTGAAGGAAAGGACATAGAGATAGAAGATTCCACTGAggatgaaatgaaaataacaaagaagATGCTTATAGTGGCATTGTGGTGTATACAAATGAAGCCTAGCGAGCGTCCTACTTCGATGAGCAAAGTAGTACAGATGCTTGAAGGAGAAACTGAAGCCCTTCAAATGCCTCCAAAGCCTTTCCTTTATCCACAAGACAAACCAGTGGTGGATGATGAAGACAATCCAGAAACAACATGGCCATCGTCAACACAATCTAATGACGACTCTAAAGACTCAATAAGTTTAATTCAAAATGCTGACAATTAGCCTGAGTACAGGTACAGTATGCCCGAGGAAAGGCTTCATGGCCAACATTTCAACTCTGCAGGGGCAGTAATGGTTGTTTCGTTTTTGGTAGGACGAATCCTTCTTgtaatatatttcttttatgatttgtGAACTTGTTTTCAACAGTTTTTGGTCCTTCCTCCTTTAAATTAAAGTCAAAGGTGTCCTACTCTTCAGTATGCACTTGCTGTTGATAgaagttttattttctgaatgTTTTAATGGATTGTAAAACTTCATTTACTACAAGGTAGAGTTGATTTGTCAACTCTAAATTAGTCAAGGTATTGCCTCTAATGCGTATCACTAAACTAGTCAAGCTTCACCTACCAAGAACCAAACATTCTGAGAAATTTCTGCAAAACAAATATACAATGATTTAATGATTTTGTGGACATGAGAAACTGATGGCATTCAAGTTTCCAGCTTCAACGAAATCCCATTGCTTGATGACCTTGACCTCGGTGTCCTCACGTCTTAGTCATGTACTGTTACTGTTGGGGAAATtacaattaagaaaataacataattaaattactttcTCAGCCAAGAAGCATGTGTATATCTTGCTCAATTTAAGGAGATCTAAGCCCACGGTGCAGCAATATATCTCGACTTGTACCCTCCAAGATACAACAACCCAAGTGAAATGTTGAAAGACTCACAcatatttgcacaaaatgaTGAGTCTACACCACAAAAGTACCTTTCTTTGACAAGAGATTTTGTGAATAAGTATTACTGCTCACACATAATAATTCAGATGTTGAAATGAGCTTTATTAGCCAGACCGTTACCGCGTTGTGCTAATCCAAACTGTCATGAGTGTATTTGAGAACAAGCTTAAGCAGCACATTCACATAGGTAAAATCTGTCAAGGATGTTCATGTACATCCCACTCATAGCAATTAAGATGCTGGGTAAATCCAACACAAATGGGCAAGATTTTATCAATGAAGTTGCTACCATAGGAAGGATTCATCATGTACATGTGGTGCAACTAATTGGCTATTGTGTTGAGGGATCAAAGCGTGCTCTTGTGTACAAGTTCATGTCAAATGGATCTCTTGATAAACACATCTTTCGTAAAGAAGGACCCTCATCCTTAAATTACAAGAAATCATTTGAAATTTCACTTGGAGTTGCTCGCGGTATTGACTATCTTCATCAAGGATGTGAGATgcaaatttttcattttgacaTCAAGCCTCACAACATTCTTCTTAAGGAGAATTTTGTTCCAAAGATTTCTGAATTTGGGCTTGCAAGATTATGTCCATTAGATGAGAGCAGTTTAACTTTGACAGCAGCAAGAGGAACCATTGGATACATAGCCCCAGAATtgttttacaaaaatataGGTGTGTCAAGCAAAGCTGACATCTATAGTTTCGGAATGTTGTTGATGGAAATAGCAGGCAAAAGAGAGAATCTGAATGCAGTTGCAGCTCATTCGAGTCAAATATACTTTCCTTCATGGGTTTATGACCAATTCAATGAAGGAAAGGACATAGACATAGAAGATGCCACTGAGgaggaaatgaaaataacaaagaagATGC
The Prunus dulcis chromosome 2, ALMONDv2, whole genome shotgun sequence DNA segment above includes these coding regions:
- the LOC117617986 gene encoding rust resistance kinase Lr10-like; the protein is MEIDGSEFLNENWWFSWFFGGSRRRLASRWAEADGEACPIVLAPVLRLVVVGDESYGGLKNRLDGGRCNAKDDHHKHCEPSVCGEIRNISYPFRLKHDPEKCGDSRYELSCENNLTVLYLYAGKYYVQAINYSNYTIRVVDANLQKDNCSSIPHYSLSMYNFSDGDPYLVSQLRGTGRDFFHDNFELSKPIIFLTCETLVNSTLYVDTAPCIGSMSSSKSNRHSYVSVGRIKASDFKDFCRIELMFMTSSLRTNDMNISYIDIHNEMIYGFELTWVQQSYSIRDLSRFTCYIDSDTNKVNCFSDSSALGIRAILGALCLIVLLIYKFKRRHLSMYVLIEEFLQSHNNLMPIRYSYSDIRKMTKGFKEKLGEGGYGSVYKGKLRSGRLVAIKMLGKSKTNGQDFINEVATIGRIHHVNVVQLIGYCVEGSKRALVYEFMSNGSLDKHIFLKEGPSSLNYKKSFEISLGVARGIDYLHRGCEMQIFHFDIKPHNILLNETFVPKVSDFGLARLCPLDESSLTLTAARGTIGYIAPELFYKNIGGVSNKADIYSFGMLLMEIAGKRKNLNAVAAHSSQIYFPSWVYDQFSEGKDIEIEDSTEDEMKITKKMLIVALWCIQMKPSERPTSMSKVVQMLEGETEALQMPPKPFLYPQDKPVVDDEDNPETTWPSSTQSNDDSKDSISLIQNADN
- the LOC117617987 gene encoding rust resistance kinase Lr10-like, which gives rise to MFMYIPLIAIKMLGKSNTNGQDFINEVATIGRIHHVHVVQLIGYCVEGSKRALVYKFMSNGSLDKHIFRKEGPSSLNYKKSFEISLGVARGIDYLHQGCEMQIFHFDIKPHNILLKENFVPKISEFGLARLCPLDESSLTLTAARGTIGYIAPELFYKNIGVSSKADIYSFGMLLMEIAGKRENLNAVAAHSSQIYFPSWVYDQFNEGKDIDIEDATEEEMKITKKMLIVVLWCIQMKPSERPNSMGKVVEMLEGEIESLQMSPKPFLYPQDKPVVNDEENSETTSSSTQSFKLLMK